The window AACAAGAGGGCGAGATGCTCAGAAAAATAATATCATGGCGGCGAAGCTAATCGCTGAAATTGTTCGTTCATCTCTTGGTCCACGTGGAATGGATAAGATGCTCGTCGACAGCCTCGGCGATGTCACCATCACCAACGATGGAGCAACTATTCTGAAAGAGATTGACGTTCAGCATCCAGCAGCTAAAATGATGGTTGAGATTTCAAAAGCTACAGATCAGGAGGTCGGCGACGGAACCACTTCTGCAGTGATCTTCGCAGGAGCGCTTTTAGAAAAAGCTGAGGAGCTCATCTCAAAAGATGTGCACCCAACAATCATTGTCGACGGATACAGGAAGGCCTCTGCAAAGGCACTGGACATCCTGAAAACCTCTGCAATCAAGATTTCCCCTGACGACCGTGAATGGCTGATCAAAATCGCGAAGACAAGCGTAGCAACTAAACTGGTCAGCAAAGAATCTGACTTGCTCTCAGCAATAGTTGTAGACGCGCTTCTACAGGTAGCGGAGAAAACAGACGGCGGAGTTAAGGTCGACATCGATGATGTGAAGGTTGAGAAGAAGCCGGGCGGATCCGTCAGAGACACATCGCTAGTAAAAGGTATCATCCTCGACAAAGAGGTTGTTCACAGCGGAATGCCAAAGAGTGTTAAGAACGCCAAGATCGCGCTAATCAACTCAGCCCTTGAAATCGAGAAAACAGAGTTCGACGCAAAGATCAATATCAGCAACCCTGAGCAGATGAAGCTCTTCCTTGACGAAGAGAACCGTATGCTCAAAGGCATGGTAGACAAAATTGTAGAGTCTGGCGCAAACGTCATCATCTGCCAGAAAGGCATCGACGATATTGCTCAGCACTACCTAGCAAAGCAAGGCATCATAGCGGTCAGACGCGTCAAGCAAAGCGATATTGAGAAGCTCGCCAAGGCTACAGGAGGCCGCGTCGTCACCAACCTCGAAGAGCTCTCTAAGAGCGATCTCGGCAAGGCCGGACTCGTTGAAGAAAGGAATGTCGAGGAGGACAAATGGGTCTTCGTTGAAGGTGCAGCAAACCCGAAGGCAGTCAGCCTCTTGATACGAGGAGGAACTCAACGCATCGTAGACGAAGCTGAGAGATCGATGCATGATGCCCTCTGCGTAGTACGAGACGTAATACAGAAACCAGCGGTGGTCGCCGGCGGAGGAGCACCTGAAGCTCACATCGCCAGTAAGCTAAGAGCATGGTCAAACACCCTAGGCGGAAGAGAGCAGCTTGCAGTCCAACTATTCAGCGACGCCCTCGAGTCAATACCGCTGACCTTGGCGGAGAACGCGGGGTTAGACCCAATCGATACTCAGGTTGAGCTCAGAGCAGCGCAGAGTCAAGGAAAGACCTGGTACGGTGTCAGCGCCCTAGACGGAGGCGTCAAGGACATGGAGAATCTAAACGTCTTCGAGCCTGTAGCTGTTAAGGAGCAGATAATCAAGTCAGCTACTGAAGCAGCCTGCATGATAATCAGGATCGACGATGTCATCGCATCATCCAAGATGAAGGCACCCGCAGGACCACCCGGTGGCCCAGGCGGAATGGGCGGCATGGGTGAAGACTAGACGCAAATCTTCCTCACACCACCCGCTTCACCCTTTTTTCCTTCCGAAGTTTCTTTTTCTTTTTCCTCTTTTATCTTTATATTTCGTAACATTGCTTATGATTAGGTATGTGGCGGCAGATTCAGACTCGGTTCACGCGGCAGAAGGCACGGCTTAGTGTCGTGCGTAAAATGATTGAACTCGGAATCGGCTTGGCGCCGCCTTTTCAGCTGTGTGTAGGTGACGTGAATGTAAGCGACTCTGCTTTGGCTGAAGCCGTCGGGGTGGATAGACGAGTTGTTCGAAGCACAGTGAAGCAGATTATGCAGGATCCGGATCTTCGAGACATCTTTACGCAGGTGAAGCCGATTGGGGTGAGTTTGGTGGATATCGCAAAAAAGCTGGGTTACAGTGTGCTGGTTGTCTACGCCGATCCGCATAAGCCCGGTGTGATATCCGGTATCTCCACAATACTCTCTGATTACAATGTAGTTATTCGACAGGCGCTTGCAGATGACCCCGATTTTATACCTGATCCTAAGTTGACACTTGTTCTTGACGGGCGTGTCCCGCCCGATGCTATCGGGAAGATACAGTCACTCGCACAGGTGGATAGCTTGACCTTGAAGCGTTAGCTAGGTGTGTGTTGTCCAATGATATCCGGTTTGAATCTCACAACCGATGAGCGGTTGATTGAGAAGTTGTCACAGTTTAGAACTGTGATTATGCCTGATTTTTTCATCGACAGAATCGTGAAGCTGCCTTCTCTCAGCGATTTTCTGAAGAACATAGAGATTAAGCGGGACGCTGGAGGCGGAAGCATACACTCTATCGAGCAGGTGGAGATGAGAGGTGGTAACGCCGCTAACGTCGCTTACGGCTTAGGTCGGCTCGGCGTCAGAGTCAATCTTATAGCGGTGGCAAACAAATCATCTGAAGCTCTTCTCAGACATGTTTTTTCAACTCTCCCGAATGTGTCAATCAACACTGTAGACGGTAGGCCCGGCTACACTGTTGCGCTTGAGTTTCCCCACCAGGATCGGCTTGTCAACGTGATGCTGAGCGATGTAGGCGAGGTCGGAGACTTCACCTCAGATAAGATGCCTATGGACTGCTGGGAGAAAATACGAAAAGCGAATCTCGTCGGTGTCTTCAACTGGGCTGCTAACAAGAAGGGTTCTGAGCTGGCTGAGCGCGTCTTCCAAGAGGCGTCTGAGAACGATGTAATGACCTACTTTGCACCTGCGGATGTTTCAGGGCGGCGCAGCGAGATCCCTAAGATGCTCTCCGCTTTACAAGGCAGGCTAGATGTCTTGAGCATTAATGAGAATGAGGCTAGAATTATCTCCGAGATGCTTTCGATTGACCGTCTACCCATAGATTACCGGTCTAACCATATTGCGAGGTGTGTTGAACTGATCTCGGACGCTATAGGCACTAGAGTTGACATGCATACTCCGTTCGGCTCAGCCTCCTCATACGAAGGAGTAACGTACTACTCCCCATCCTTCGAGGCTGAACGGCGAATATCAACAGGTGCAGGCGATGTCTGGGACTCTGCGAACATAACCGGTCACCTGCTTCAACTCGACCCTCCCGAGCGGCTCAGATTGGCCAACGCGGCTGCAGCGCTGTATATCTCAAGCTTGGACGCAGAGTCACCATCACCAACCAGTATTTTATCTCTGCTTGAAAAAAGCGTTTAGAGAACACTGGCCGGTTTTTCTTTCTTTGGCTGATTCCTCTTTTCTTTACTGCGGTTCTATTGTAGCGGGCGGTTTGCTTGACACCGCGTAGGTGACCCAAGTTACGCCGGGTACTTCGTTAGTGATACGGTTGCTGATTTCTTCGATTACTGGGTAGGGTAGTTTTGTCCAGTCGGCGGTCATCGCGTCTACAGATTCGACTACTCGTACAGTTACCACGTGACCGTAGTTCCTCTCATCCCCTAGTACTCCTGTAGCGTGATCGTCGCCGGTGACTGCGAAGGCCTGCCAAACCTTATCGTAGAGGCCTCTCTTCCTCAGCTCCTCCTCTACTATCCAGCTTGCGTCTCTACAGAGTCTGAGCTTCTCAGGGGTCACTGCGCCGATGATGCGTACCGCTAAGCCGGGGCCGGGGAAGGGGTGACGGGTCACGATTTCGTCAGGTAGGCCAAGCAGTTTAGCTACGCGTCTAACCTCATCCTTGTAGAGGTCTCGCAGAGGTTCAATGAGCTTGAAGTTCATCTTCTCAGGAAGTCCGCCGACGTTGTGATGCGTCTTGATTCTGGCTGCTGGGCTTCCAGCCTTTGAGCTCTCTATGACGTCGGGGTAGAGTGTTCCTTGAGCCAACCACTGGAAGTTACCCAGCTTCAATCCTTCTTCTGTGAATACGTTGATGAACTCCTCACCGATGATTTTACGCTTCTTCTCAGGATCTTCGACACCGTTAAGCCGCTTCAAAAATCTCTCTGAAGCATCTACGTTAACTAGGTGTATCTTGAAATGTTCTCGGAAGGTCTTGACAATCTGCTCCCCTTCACCCTTCCTCATCAGTCCGTGATCAATGAAGACACAGGTCAACTTGTCCCCGATAGCTCGATGCAGCAAAAGAGCCACTGTGGAGGAGTCTACTCCACCGCTTAAACCACAAAGTACACGTTCATTACCAACCTTCTTTCGGATTTCGTTAACCGAGGTTTCGATGAAGGTCTTCATACTCCAGCCGCCGCGGCAGCCACAGACTTGGAAAAGAAAGTTCTCAATAATCTCGGAACCATGCTCGGTGTGAGCAACCTCTGGGTGGAACTGTACACCGTAGATGCTGCGCGTCTTGCTCCCTATGGCTGCTGCGGGCGAGTTTTCGGTATGCGCAATAGGCTTGAAGCCTTCTGGTAGACTCTCAGCCTTATCAGCGTGGCTCATCCAGCATACGATATGATCTGGAAGGCTCTTGAAGAGCCCAGATTTATCATCTATTCTAAGTGGCGCCCTGCCGTACTCATGCTTGGCTCCTCTAGCCACTTTTCCTCCGAGCTGATGAGTAATGAGCTGAAGCCCGTAACATATCCCAAGGATCGGGATGCCGAGGTTGTAGATGGCTGAGTCTGGGAGGAAAGCGTCTTTATCGTAGACGCTTCGAGGTCCGCCTGAAAGTATGAGTCCCGCTGGTCTTCGCTTCTTAATCTCTGCCGCTGAGATGTTGTACGGGACGAGCTCGGCGTAGACTCCTGCCTCTCTTACCCGTCGACTGATCAGGTGAGCGTACTGTGCTCCAAAGTCAAGAATTAGTATCTCTTCCCCATGCTGTATAGGTGGCAATCTTCTACTCTCCTCGCTCACTCGCTTACTATTTGTTGCTTACTTGACGTGGTTGATGGTTCAGTTATTTATCTTGCTATTTTTACTTCTTTACTTCTTTTCCAGCATGCGTGCGAATGTCCATGCTGATGTGTTGAATATCTCATTTAACCGGCTCTTATCCCGATAGTTGTTGATGACAATCTTTTTGATTACTCCGCCCTGCTCCTCTACGTTATAGTTCAGAGCTTCATCTTCACTAAGTCTGCCAGATGAAACATTCTCCATATCTTTGCTCCGCATCCCGTCTAGAATACGGTTCAGAAAGAATGATTTGAACGGAGGCTTTGAGCTGTTCAAAACAACATCGCTGGTCGGAACGATAGCCACAGAATTATCTGATACGTACGCGTTCGCTAACAGATTCCCATCCTTAGCCCTCGTCAAAGGCTTAACCTCCTTGTACTCAACCGTAGCCGAAACCTGAGTCGGCTTCTCTGAAGATGTAGCCTTCTTGCCTCTAGGAGCTGTAGTCGGGGTTTCCTTTGGGATGGTGGCTGCTGACTGGAAGCTGGTTTTGCGGAGGAAAACATCCAGCACTGATAATATTTCTCTTAGACGCGTTGTCTCCTCTTCTAACTCTGCGATTCTTGATTCTGCCCACTGCTTTATTTCTGCAGCTCGCTTGATCTCCTGTTCAGAAAGCTCCATATCATGAAGAGAGAATGTTAAGGTTGTTTAAAACTTTCTCTGCACACTTCTATAGGCTCGGATATAGCCTACTGCACTCCAGAGCTGATCTTTGCTGCCTCCGGCGCGCCCAGTAGACGGATTATACCACTCGTTAAACCCGGGTAGATCGCTGAGCTTCCGAAACTCCTCCTCGGCCAGATCCTGCCGCCCAACCTTAGCCAGCGCAGCTACGGCATAGCCTTGAATATATGGCCAAACTGTGGAGTTCTGGTAATACTCCGGGGACTGACCGCACTCACGCTCCGGATAGCTCGGCCAAATATTTCTGATGCCCAACTGGGTTGAAGCATTCTGCAACGCCTCCACTATACGATCTACTCGACTTTCAGGCACAACATCTTCCAGCAGAGCGAGCGAATGCCCCAGTGCATCGAACCGTGAAGAGCCCGGATAATCTCGGTAGTACCCCAGTTCCTCATCCCAGAACATCTCTTCAAGATGATGTTTGACTCTCTCAGCCTGCTCGTTTCGGCCAGTTAAGCTGTAGGCGATTACAAGAAGTGCTTGGTTGCAGAAACTTGTCTTGCCAACATAGTTGAACATCGCGTCACGCCAGTCAGCATCAGGCATTAACCCGTCAGAGGTTACACGGTTCTCCATGTGCTGCCATATTCGCTTTATCTGCGCAGCATGCAACTCCTTGAATCCTTCATCGGGTCGAACTGCACTGTAACGTTCAATGCTGATCAAAGCCAGCGCATCGCTGTCACTAGTAGGGATCTCCCGGAACAGAAGAGTCGGGTTCCGCTCCAGAAGAGTCCTAGCCAGCCTGATTTGACTGACAACCGACGGTATCCGCTCAAGAATCATCTCGGGCGCCTCACCGGATCGCTTCTGCCGCTCAAGCGTAAGTTCGAGCTGACGCTTCACGGTGTCCGCGAAGTCTACGCCTAGGTCAAGCAGCGGCTCAATACTATACGTTAAGTCACGGATCCAGTATTGCTTCCTGTAGAGTTGAGCGCTCGCGTAGAAACCGTTTCGACCGACGCACTTCCTTATTGTCTGCTCGGCAAGTTTAAGATTCTCTACGCTCGCTTCGTCCAGCATCTCTCAGCCATCTACTATAATCTATGGTAAAGGCTGGGCGCTGAATATCTCTGCCGGTGTCGATCCAGTTATACTGTGTACTATAGGATTGCAGTTGCCTTCTTGGCGATGACCTTGGCCATACCTGAGGTGGTTTCGCTGCCGCCTAGATCGTATGTGACATGCTTGCCTTCCTTGATCACTTCAATGGTAGCTTTGAAGATGGCGTCTGATAGCTTCTTTTCGCCTATGTACTCAAGCATCCAGGCACCTGAGAGGATTGTGGCTACTGGGTTCACCTTGTTCATTCCCTTGTATTTGGGTGCGCTTCCGTGAGCAGGCTCAAACATTGCGTATTTGTCACCGATGTTGGCTGAGTAGATGCAGCCGATGCTTCCTACTAGGCCTGAAGCCTCTTCAGAGAGTATGTCCATGAAGAGGTTGGTGCTCATCACGATATTCTGGTTGAAGCGCTGTGGGTTCTTGATTAGCTGCTGGCTGAAGTTGTCGACAAAGTAAGGCTCCCACTCAATATCTGAATAGCCCTTCGCCACCTCCTCGACAATCTTCAGGAACATTCCGTCAGTCTCCTTCAGAATGTTTCCCTTGTTAATTACAACAACCTTCTTCCACTTCTTCTCGCGCGCCATGTCAAAGGCGTACTTCGCAATCCGGGTGCAGCTCTTCCGCGTAATCTTTCTGATGCTAATTGCGCAGTCGTCGCTCAGCCGGTGTTCTAGGCCCGAGTATAAACCCTCAGTACCTTCGCGGACACAAACAAAGTCAACTTCACCCAGCGGACCAACTTGGCCTGGGAATGTCTTTATTGGCCGAATGTTCGCGTATAGATCGAAGTATTGGCGAATACCAACTGCGACGCTTTTGGGTGTGTTCGGGGTGGGAAGCGTTGTGGTTGGTCCCTTGTAGCATGCGTCTGAAGACTTCAAAACATCCCATGTCTCTGGTGGGATGAAGGATGGTCCTCCGTGCTCTTGCCACCACTCAAGTCCTGCATCGCAGGTGATGATTTTTGCCTTTGTTCCAACTGCGTTCAGGACTGTAAGCATCGCGTCGACCAACTCTGGTCCGGCGCCGTCTCCGCGAATTAATGCGATCTTCTTAGCCAATTGTGCTTCGGAAAAACGGGACAAAACTAGGGGTAGTTAAGCATTTAGAAGATCAGATCAGAGCTGCTGCATGAGACTAGGGGGTATTTTTTCTCCTAAGAATAAGGAGTCCTAGCAACACAGCCACAGTACTAACACCTGCTACTGCCAATACTACCTGAGGATCCCAACCGGTTTCTGAGGCTCTTGCCTCTGCAGATGGAGCGGATAAAGTTCTCAGAAGCCAGACGTCGCCTCCCCAAATATCTCGCAAAACTAGAGAATCGTAGACCGCTTTGTTTTCGTCATAGATTCGGAAGTGGCCTTCAAGCGGCATCGGGAGGCTTGAAACCTCCATGACTGCTTCGGTGCCGTTTCTCGAAGCTACTCCTTTCGCGAGAGTCTTGTTCCCATACATAAGCTCGGCTGTCCAGCCTTGCTGCAATCCTTGTATGGTGATGGTGTTTCCATAGATCCGGAAGTCATCAATAATATGCTTGTGATTCAGGCCCCAAATACCTGAACCGAAGCCTACACCGCCGAAGGAGCGGTTAACCGGGCCTGACCAACGCAAGGTTTCGTCTTCATCGACGTAGGCTACAATCTCATTCTCCTGAACCATTAATTTAACCTGATGCCACTTATCATCCTCTGTTCTGCTGTCATTCACATAGACAAGGTGGTTGTTGATGTCATCCTTGAGGAACGCGATATGGTTAGGTGATGGATCGCCCATGCCGTATGCCTCTTTGCTGTTAAGATAGTTGTCAAACTCTAACCCGTAGCCCGGTGCCACATTCCTAGGACAAGGTTTCTCAACAGGTCTACACAGGAAGCCTAGGTAACCGCCGATACCGGGCTCATAATTCGAATCCTTATAGAACATAAAGACGAAGCCATCAGCTCCCGTTCCTCCACCGACGCGGTAACGAAACTCAGCGATAAACGGCGAAGTAACATTCCTTTTCAGCCAGATAACCCCGACACGCTCTGAACCCGGCTCCGTGAGAACTATCTGCTGGGCACCAGCATCCCACCGAGCAGCATTAAGAAACGTCCAGTTAATGATGGGATCCCTCGAAAAATCATCGCGCATCAGAACCGAGTTGCCTTCTTTGACAATGTCAAACCGCTCCTCCTTCCCCTGTACTGCGTTAGACGTGAGTAGCATTGGTAGTAGGAACGCAGCGGCCAGCATGAACGCAGCTATTTTTCTTATGCCCAATTTCGGCATTGCGGGAAAACCCTCATGCGGGGTGATCCCTAAAAACTGTTTCGCCGATATTTCGGAAGAAGTAAGATGGAAGGATACAAGAGAAAGCCGCAGATCAAGCTAAAGTTGCAGATCTGCTAAGCTGCTCTAATCTAATGGAGTTACAGTGTTTTGACTTTGGCTGCGACGGCGTCTCCCATGTCCCTTGTGGTTGATTTTCCGCCCATGTCGTAGGTTTTGACCTTGCCGTCCTTTATGACTTCAGCTACTGCTTTCTCTATTTTGTCGGCTGATTTGCGTAGTCCGAGATTTTCTAGGAGGAGGCCGCCTGCGAGGATTGTTGCGATTGGGTTTACCTTGTTCATTCCCTTGTACTTGGGGGCTGAGCCGTGGATAGGTTCGAACATTGATGTGCCTTCTGGGTTGATGTTGCCGCCTGCTGCGAAGCCGAGGCCGCCTTGGATCATTGCGCCTAGGTCAGTTATGATGTCTCCGAAAAGGTTGGGTGTTACAAGCACTTGGAACCACTCAGGGTTCTTTACAAACCACATGGTTGTAGCGTCAACGAAGGCGAAGTCGGTCTCGATGCCCGGGTATCCTTTGGCGACGTCTCGGTAAATCTCACGCCACATCCCGTACAAGTTTGTGATAACGTTGGCCTTGTCAACGGCCGTAACCTTAGTTCGGTTATGATCTTTAGCGTAATCAAACGCGTATTTTATCACGCGTCTGGCGCCGTGGCGGCTCATGACTCCGAGTTGAAACGCAACTTCCTCAGCATCCGTGTCTACATCGATCCCGAACTTTACTTTGTACGTGTCCCGGATTAGGTCTAGGGTTGTGTGGCTTTTCCCTTTCTTTACTCGTGCTCCAAGGCCCACGTAAAAGTCCTCGGTGTTCTCACGAACCACTGTGAAGTTGATGTCCTTCGAAGTCTTGTACTTTATCGGAGTGTCGATGCCGTCAAAGAGCTTGATTGGCCTTAGATTCACATACTCATCCATGTAGAAGCGGAGGCGTAGAAGGATTCCTAGCTCCAGAACACCAGGTTCAACCCGTGGATCTCCGAGGGCTCCCAGATAGATGGACTTGTACTTTCTGAGTTCCTTCAAAGTGTCTTCGCTGATTAACTCACCTGTAGCAAGGTAATGATCTGCTCCGTGAGGGTAATCAATCCAGTCAATCTCGAATGAATCGACTTCGCTCACCGCGTCAATGACTTTTCTGCCTTCAGCTATGATTTCGGGCCCGATTCCGTCACCGGGCATAACTGGAACTCTGTATTTAGCCAACCAGTCTCACACCGCACCGAAAATTGCTTCGTATCTATAAGCTTTCGGCGCATCAGCCTGCTGGGACTTGCTTGTTTGCCTGCTGCTTGTTTGATTAAATTTTTCGCGGCTTCGCAAGCAGGGTCGGAAGGCTTGGGTCTACGCGGTTTAGATCGACCTGCATCTCCTCAGATATGACGTCGCTGTATATTGTGAGCGCCTCGATCTCCTCTTTTGCTCCGACTACCACTGCGACTCCGCTTGACAGGATGCTGACGGTGACCTCGGGGCTGTATCGGAAGGTTACGCCCATCTTGGCCGCAACTTCGATCTTGAAGCCTCTGGTTTTGAGTCGCTGAGTTAGGTCCTCTATGTCAAGATTCAGGTTCTCCCTAGGCGTAATTGCGAGTGCTCGTTTTCCCTGCTCTCGCCCGCAG is drawn from Nitrososphaerota archaeon and contains these coding sequences:
- the guaA gene encoding glutamine-hydrolyzing GMP synthase — encoded protein: MQHGEEILILDFGAQYAHLISRRVREAGVYAELVPYNISAAEIKKRRPAGLILSGGPRSVYDKDAFLPDSAIYNLGIPILGICYGLQLITHQLGGKVARGAKHEYGRAPLRIDDKSGLFKSLPDHIVCWMSHADKAESLPEGFKPIAHTENSPAAAIGSKTRSIYGVQFHPEVAHTEHGSEIIENFLFQVCGCRGGWSMKTFIETSVNEIRKKVGNERVLCGLSGGVDSSTVALLLHRAIGDKLTCVFIDHGLMRKGEGEQIVKTFREHFKIHLVNVDASERFLKRLNGVEDPEKKRKIIGEEFINVFTEEGLKLGNFQWLAQGTLYPDVIESSKAGSPAARIKTHHNVGGLPEKMNFKLIEPLRDLYKDEVRRVAKLLGLPDEIVTRHPFPGPGLAVRIIGAVTPEKLRLCRDASWIVEEELRKRGLYDKVWQAFAVTGDDHATGVLGDERNYGHVVTVRVVESVDAMTADWTKLPYPVIEEISNRITNEVPGVTWVTYAVSSKPPATIEPQ
- a CDS encoding carbohydrate kinase family protein, with amino-acid sequence MISGLNLTTDERLIEKLSQFRTVIMPDFFIDRIVKLPSLSDFLKNIEIKRDAGGGSIHSIEQVEMRGGNAANVAYGLGRLGVRVNLIAVANKSSEALLRHVFSTLPNVSINTVDGRPGYTVALEFPHQDRLVNVMLSDVGEVGDFTSDKMPMDCWEKIRKANLVGVFNWAANKKGSELAERVFQEASENDVMTYFAPADVSGRRSEIPKMLSALQGRLDVLSINENEARIISEMLSIDRLPIDYRSNHIARCVELISDAIGTRVDMHTPFGSASSYEGVTYYSPSFEAERRISTGAGDVWDSANITGHLLQLDPPERLRLANAAAALYISSLDAESPSPTSILSLLEKSV
- a CDS encoding isocitrate/isopropylmalate dehydrogenase family protein, translated to MAKKIALIRGDGAGPELVDAMLTVLNAVGTKAKIITCDAGLEWWQEHGGPSFIPPETWDVLKSSDACYKGPTTTLPTPNTPKSVAVGIRQYFDLYANIRPIKTFPGQVGPLGEVDFVCVREGTEGLYSGLEHRLSDDCAISIRKITRKSCTRIAKYAFDMAREKKWKKVVVINKGNILKETDGMFLKIVEEVAKGYSDIEWEPYFVDNFSQQLIKNPQRFNQNIVMSTNLFMDILSEEASGLVGSIGCIYSANIGDKYAMFEPAHGSAPKYKGMNKVNPVATILSGAWMLEYIGEKKLSDAIFKATIEVIKEGKHVTYDLGGSETTSGMAKVIAKKATAIL
- a CDS encoding amino acid-binding protein; the protein is MWRQIQTRFTRQKARLSVVRKMIELGIGLAPPFQLCVGDVNVSDSALAEAVGVDRRVVRSTVKQIMQDPDLRDIFTQVKPIGVSLVDIAKKLGYSVLVVYADPHKPGVISGISTILSDYNVVIRQALADDPDFIPDPKLTLVLDGRVPPDAIGKIQSLAQVDSLTLKR
- a CDS encoding isocitrate/isopropylmalate dehydrogenase family protein; the protein is MAKYRVPVMPGDGIGPEIIAEGRKVIDAVSEVDSFEIDWIDYPHGADHYLATGELISEDTLKELRKYKSIYLGALGDPRVEPGVLELGILLRLRFYMDEYVNLRPIKLFDGIDTPIKYKTSKDINFTVVRENTEDFYVGLGARVKKGKSHTTLDLIRDTYKVKFGIDVDTDAEEVAFQLGVMSRHGARRVIKYAFDYAKDHNRTKVTAVDKANVITNLYGMWREIYRDVAKGYPGIETDFAFVDATTMWFVKNPEWFQVLVTPNLFGDIITDLGAMIQGGLGFAAGGNINPEGTSMFEPIHGSAPKYKGMNKVNPIATILAGGLLLENLGLRKSADKIEKAVAEVIKDGKVKTYDMGGKSTTRDMGDAVAAKVKTL
- a CDS encoding TCP-1/cpn60 chaperonin family protein, producing MATAIPAVTSSGQPVLILKEGSSQTRGRDAQKNNIMAAKLIAEIVRSSLGPRGMDKMLVDSLGDVTITNDGATILKEIDVQHPAAKMMVEISKATDQEVGDGTTSAVIFAGALLEKAEELISKDVHPTIIVDGYRKASAKALDILKTSAIKISPDDREWLIKIAKTSVATKLVSKESDLLSAIVVDALLQVAEKTDGGVKVDIDDVKVEKKPGGSVRDTSLVKGIILDKEVVHSGMPKSVKNAKIALINSALEIEKTEFDAKINISNPEQMKLFLDEENRMLKGMVDKIVESGANVIICQKGIDDIAQHYLAKQGIIAVRRVKQSDIEKLAKATGGRVVTNLEELSKSDLGKAGLVEERNVEEDKWVFVEGAANPKAVSLLIRGGTQRIVDEAERSMHDALCVVRDVIQKPAVVAGGGAPEAHIASKLRAWSNTLGGREQLAVQLFSDALESIPLTLAENAGLDPIDTQVELRAAQSQGKTWYGVSALDGGVKDMENLNVFEPVAVKEQIIKSATEAACMIIRIDDVIASSKMKAPAGPPGGPGGMGGMGED